A genomic window from Candidatus Binatia bacterium includes:
- a CDS encoding glycosyltransferase family A protein gives MACVAVIPARRGEKTIGATLEALRLGNADFVSRVLVVTSRDDPTAAVVRAWVHRDAKVELVESDHAMTAGAARNRGRDAARARLPHASDGLADELLLFVDADCRLEAGGAAAMAGELARRGAAALSARVACCGGAIARARHLLEFKEAASRRPPPPSWLPPSTTLLCRADAFDRAAGFPDLWPGEDLVFSQVLRSFGLAVLRSDTASTLHEHPRGVARMMRHQVRLGATAAIARKRVAMPGSAFAASRVAALLLLPGRLWRLAQWQAGEGAAAMIEAVLLAPLLVAGLAAWTAGFVSESGGARPRTAATAVRETQVA, from the coding sequence ATGGCCTGCGTTGCCGTCATTCCCGCCCGCCGCGGCGAAAAAACCATCGGCGCCACGCTCGAGGCGCTGCGCCTCGGCAACGCCGATTTCGTCTCGCGCGTGCTCGTCGTCACGAGCCGCGACGATCCGACCGCCGCTGTCGTGCGCGCGTGGGTGCACCGCGACGCGAAGGTCGAGCTGGTCGAGAGTGACCACGCGATGACGGCGGGCGCTGCGCGAAACCGCGGGCGCGACGCGGCGCGGGCCCGCCTCCCGCATGCAAGTGATGGCCTTGCGGACGAGCTGTTGCTGTTCGTCGATGCCGACTGCCGCCTCGAGGCCGGCGGCGCTGCGGCGATGGCAGGCGAGCTCGCCCGTCGCGGTGCTGCAGCGCTCAGCGCGAGGGTAGCGTGCTGCGGCGGGGCCATCGCGCGCGCCCGTCACCTCCTCGAATTCAAGGAAGCTGCCTCCAGGAGGCCGCCGCCGCCGTCGTGGCTCCCGCCGTCGACGACGCTGCTCTGCCGCGCCGACGCGTTCGACCGCGCCGCGGGATTCCCCGACCTCTGGCCTGGGGAGGACCTCGTGTTTTCGCAGGTGCTTCGCAGCTTCGGTCTTGCCGTGCTGCGAAGCGACACCGCTTCGACGCTGCACGAGCATCCGCGCGGGGTCGCCCGGATGATGCGGCACCAGGTTCGACTCGGCGCCACGGCCGCGATTGCGCGAAAGCGCGTGGCGATGCCGGGCTCTGCGTTCGCCGCCAGTCGCGTGGCGGCGCTGCTGCTTCTGCCCGGGAGGCTCTGGCGGCTTGCGCAGTGGCAGGCAGGCGAGGGCGCCGCTGCGATGATCGAGGCCGTGCTGCTTGCGCCGTTGTTGGTCGCGGGTCTTGCCGCGTGGACGGCAGGGTTCGTGTCCGAATCCGGCGGCGCGCGGCCGCGTACCGCGGCGACAGCGGTGCGGGAGACGCAAGTCGCGTGA